A window of Maioricimonas rarisocia genomic DNA:
ACCGAACGCCATTGTCGATTGCGATCTGCCGGGCCCGGGTCAGCGTGGCTGGAGGGGTGCGGGGGACGTCCATCATGCGGAAGTCCGGGTGGAACGCCGTAAAATGCATGGGAACGTCACGACCAAGGTTCTCCACGACCCAGCGGGTCATTTCGTCCAGCTCGGCGTCGGAGTCGTTCTCGCCCGGGATCAGTAGCGTTGTGGTCTCGAACCAGACGTGTGTCTCATGCTTGAGGTAGAGCAGCGTATCGAGGACCGGCTGGAGGTGACCGGCGCAGATCTCCTTGTAGAAGCGGTCGGTGAAGGCCTTGAGGTCGACGTTCGCCGCGTCGATGTACTCGAAGAAGTCGCTGCGAGGTTCCTCGCAGATCTCGCCGGCGGTGACGGCGACCGTCCGGATGCCCCGGGCCTGGCAGGCCCGGGCGACGTCCAGTGCGTACTCCATGAAGATGACCGGGTCATTGTAGGTGAACGCGACGCTGCGGCAGTCGAGCTGTTCTGCTGCCTGTGCGATCAGGTCGGGAGATGCCGCATCAGCCAGCGTGTCGATTTCTCGAGACTTGCTGATGTCCCAGTTCTGGCAGAATTTGCACCCGAGATTGCAACCGGCGGTGCCGAACGACAGGACCGGAGTCCCTGGGAGAAAGTGGTTGAGAGGCTTCTTCTCGATGGGGTCGACGCAGTAGCCGCTGGACCGTCCGTACGTCGTCAGGACGATCTCGTCGTTTTCGCGGGCGCGGACAAAGCAGAAACCCCGCTGCCCTTCATGGAGCTTGCAGAGTCGGGGACAAAGGTCGCACTGCACGCGACCGTCTTCGAGTCGATGCCAGTATTGCGTAGGGACCGTCGAGGAGCGAACAGGATCCATGATTGCCTCCCTGGCCCGTGATGAAGAGGGTCGAAAAAGGAGGTGCGAGCGCCGCAGAGGTGATGACGCACCACACATCAGACCATCCGTTTCGCTGCAGAGCAACCCGTGCGCCGGATTCACGCGAATCGGTCGATGCGGATGCGCCGAAAAAGCTGGGGCGAAATCGGCTCTCCGGAGAGTGCTTTCCGCCCGTTTGCGCCAACAATTCGAGCCCCACAAACGTAGTAATAGATGAAGGGAGTCAGAAAGGGGACACGGAAGTCGGGACCGCCCGAACCGGCATCGCCAACCGCTTCGGGGAAATCACTCGGTTTCGAAAGGAGGGTGCCCGGGACGTGATAATCACAAGCTGTCGCAAGGCGGTCTCGTGACCGAGGGCGAACTTCGAGATACGGACCGTGCAGCCGTGGCCACTGCCGGATCCTGCTGACGGGGAACCGCGATTCGCTCGCTCACGAGACCGAACGGATGAGCCGCCGAAAGGCGGGTTTTTTATGCGCCCCGACAGCTCCCGCCTGCGGCACCCGGTGTCCTGCGGATGCATGTGGACAAACAGAGCTTCAGAGCCCCGGCACATTCAACCAGGTGGGGGAGGCATTCCTGCCTGCCTTGTATCTGAACGGGGCTCTGCATTCGGTGATGGTGGGATACGCTTCGCTAACCTACCCTACGATTCTGGCTCGGACTCGTCCCCGGCGGCGGGTGATGACGAGTCGGGGGTCTGCCGTCGCGGCGGCTTCGGACCGTAAAACTGGTAGTACGTGCACGCGATCCGGGCGTTGTACAGCTTGCGGCGACGGTCTGCCTTTCGCTCAATGGCACGCTCGAACTGCGAGTCGGCGGTGAGCACATAGATCGACCACGAATCCAACTCTGCGAAAACCCGCTGCATGTCCTGGTACAGGGCCAGCAGCATGTCGTGATCGCCGAGTCGTTCGCCGTACGGTGGATTCGTGATCAGACAGCCGTAGGGGCGACTGCTGGAAAGCTCGGACAGCGGCCTGGCCTGAAAGTGAATGTCGTCTGCGACTCCGGCCGCTTCGGCATGAGGTCGTGCCAGCCCCAGCGCCCGAGCGTCGATGTCGGTGGCGATCATCCGGATCGGAAGCGGTGGCATGATGAGATCACGCGCTTCCGTTCGGGCTTCATCCCACAAGGTGGCTGGAATCTGCGACCAGCTCTCCGCGGCGAACGAACGGTTCAGCCCGGGCGCGATGTTGCGACCGATCAGCGCCGCCTCAATGGGAATCGTTCCGCTGCCGCAGCAGGGATCGGCGAACGGACGCTCCCGGTTCCAGTAGCTCAGCTGGACCAGAGCGGCAGCGAGTGTCTCGCGCAGGGGGGCGGCACCGACGAGCGTCCGGTAGCCCCGTTTGTGGAGTCCGGCCCCGCTGGTATCGATCGTCAGCAGTGCCTGGTCGTTGACCATGGCGATCTCGACCCCGTACTCGGCTCCGGTTTCCGGACACCAGTCCTGGTCGTAGATCTTCTGCAGCCTGGTGGCGATCGCCTTTTTGACGAGCTTCTGGCAGTCGGGCACGCTGGCGAGTGTCGAGCGGACCGAGCGGCCACGAACCGGAAACAGCGCCTCCGCCGAAAACCATTGCTCCCAGGGGAGCGCGGTCGTGCGGTCGAACAGCTCGCCGAAGTCGGTGCAGGGAAACTCACCAACCTCCACCAGCACACGATCGGCCGAGCGAAGCCAGAGATTGGCGCGACAGATCGCCGCCGCATCACCGGCGAAACGGACCCGACCATTCTCGATCTGCTGCTGCCCGTAACCGAGGTGCTGCAGTTCGCGTGCGACCACTTTCTCAAGGCCGAAGGCCGTGGTGGCGATGAGGGACAGATTGTGATCAGCAGGCATCGACGCAGCAACTCTCACTGTAATACGGCAACATGCAGGAACCTTCAGGCGTCGTCGTTATTTTCGGGACGACCTTCGACGTAGAACCAGTTGTGGATCGGTTCGAGGATCTTCTGAACATCGGCCAGCAACTGTTCGTCGATCGGCTCTTCGATCCATTCGGCCCATTGGCGAACGCGGTTCGGGTTGGCACTTCCCGTCACACAGGTCGTCATCTCTTCGTTGGCGACCGAGAACTGCAGAGCCAGCTTGGCCAGATCCGACCCGGCTTCCTTGCAGCGCTCGGCGGCGCGGGCGCAGACTTCCCGCACTTCCGGGGTCGCTTTGTGCCACTCCGGCAGCGGTGCCCCCGTCAGCAGGCGGGCCGAGAACGGTGCGGCGTTGATGATGCCGACGTTCTTTTCCTTCAGGTATGGGACCAGGTCGCCGAACATCGTGTTCTGGAGCGTGTAGTGATTGTACGAGAGCACGACATCCAGGTCGGTCCGGTCCAGCACGTAGCGGAACATCTTCATCGGATAACCGCTCACGCCGACGAAGCGGACCTTCCCCTGCTCCTGCTGCTTGCGGAGGGCCGGCAACGTCTCGTCGATGATCTGCTGCATGTCGACGAATTCGATGTCGTGGCAGAAGACCATGTCGATGTAGTCGACCCCCATCCGTTCGAGGCTGACGTCGATGCTCTCTTCGACACGTTTGGCCGAGAAGTCGAAATGCTGCGGTGCGTACCGGCCCAGCTTGGTGCTGAGGATGTACGAGTCCCGAGGCACATCCCGGAGGGCGACGCCCAGCATGACCTCGCTCATGCCCCGGCCGTAATAGGGAGACGTGTCGATGTAATTCATGCCGCATTCGAGCGCGACATGAACCGCCTGGAGGGCTTCATCCAGTTTGACCTGACGGAACTCGCCTCCGAGGGAGGAGGCACCAAAGGAAAGAATCGGCAGTTCCAGGCCGGTCTGGCCAAGCGAGCGACGTTTCATGAGGGTTCGCGCCTTCTTATCAGCAACGGAGGATCGAACGGGGCGATGCAGGCCGTCATTCTCTGTGTTCGCGGCAGCGGGGCGACTCAGGTGCCCGGCTGGCGGACGCCGATGGTCAGCAGCAGGTTGGCCCACAGGGCCTGCTCGGCCGTCTGGATCGTCAACACATGATGCGGACCGGCCACCGCCTCGTAGAAGTCCCACTTCTCAATCGGTTCGAGTTCCACGTCAACGTCGGCGTGCTTGAGGATCTGTCGGTACTCGTTCCAGATTGGCGGATCACCCTGCCCCGCATACGGGTCGTCGGCTGGAATCCCCATCGTATTGGCGGCCTCGATGGGGATGGCCGCGGTCAGTGCCTTCAGAACGTCGGTGCAGTTGACCACACCCGGCATCAGGTTCAGGGAGATCAGCTCGGCGTTTGGGCCAAGCGTATTGTACGCGGGGTAATTGCCATCCGCGATGAGGACCTTCGAGTGATGACCGGCCCGGCCGAGGAGAAGGTTGATTTCGGGATGGATGAGCGTCTGCTTCAGCACGGCGTTGCTCCAGCGAATTGGTTGAGAGGCGTTCAATCGCGTTGTTCGAGGGGGAACAGTTTCGCTGATCCCGATCAGTCAGGGTGATTCTCTTCCGGATGATGCAGCCAGCGGAACCCGCTGCGCGGTGAAATGGTCGCAAGCTGCACCGCTCCGCCGACCAGGTCCGGGTCGGGAGTGAACTCGGAGAACTGGATCTGCGTTTCGACGAGGAAGTTGACCACGCGGGCGGCTTCGGCCAGCGGCGTGCCGGGGAACAGCATCGGCTGGCGAACGCGTTCCTGGACTTTCTGCATCACGTCCTGGATCTCGTCTTCCTTGACGATTCCCAGTTCCGTCAGGGCTGCCGAAAGTTGCGGACTGAACCCGAAGTCCAGCCGCAGTGCCCCTTCGTAGGTTCCGCCGTACGTGATGCGGGCAGTGTTCTTCGGCCGGGCAATCGTGGGGCCGATGACCTCGTCTTTCTGAAAACCGTACTCGATGAATTCCGGCTGCTGCGAGTGCTTCGAGTAGCCGGCGATGTAGCAGATCAGCGGATGGTCGGACTCCATTTCCTCAATGGCCGGCCGATACGTTTCGTCGAACAGCAACTGCTTGAGCCGCTCGGCGACCTCTTCGACCGTGACGCTCTCGGGATCGATCCGCCAGGTACGGTGGTCGCGGCGACGTCCCTGAAGCCGCTCGCTCAATTCGTACATGAGGTTCGAAACCGAGTGGCCAGCGATGTCCGAGAGGCCGATGACGATCGCCCCCAGGGGAGTCTTCTCGTGAAGCGAAAAGACTTTCTGGCATCGGCCGTACGCCTGCAGCGATCCATCTTCGAGGTGTGTCGTTGCGGCACTGTCCGATCCGAGAACGATGCCGTCATTCACAATGGCACAAATGGCGATGGACATGCTGTGAATCGCTGGGGCTGAGGTCGAGGGGCCGCAACGAACCGGCCTGAACGCAGCAGAGAGTATCGCAGGAGGCCGGACGGGAAAAGTCGCCTTCCGTCACAGGGCGACATCGTTCGGCAGACCGGGGATGCCACGAGAGACCGGTCGGAAGTGATTGCCTATGATTGGAAAGACGATGCATCGGGACCGGCAGGATGCGCCCGCCGCGACCGGCCCCGGCCCCGGTGCCGATGTGCCTGCGAATTCTGGTCAAGGCGACAAGATGGATGCGTTTCTGAGTAGTCCCCCACCTTTCGTGGGTCCCCGTTTCGACCGGCTCCTGCAGCAACTGTCGGAGTCCTCCCATGCTCTGGAAGGAACGGATGCGTGGCCCGGCAAGCAGTTCGACGAACTTGCGGACGCGGGCGTCCTGCAGTGGTCGATCCCGGAAGAGTACGGTGGATTGACGCTCTCTCCGGAACAGCTGATGTACGGCTACGAGCGGATGGCGACGAGCTGTCTGACGACGACGTTTGTCCTCACGCAACGCATCGGAGCCTGCCAGCGCATCGCCAGTAGCGAGAATGACGAAGTCCGCCAGGAACTGCTGCCGGCGCTGGCGACGGGCGACCTGTTCGCAACGGTGGGGATCTCACATCTGACGACGTCGCGTCAGCACCTCAAGCAGCCGGCTGTGCGTGCAGAACATGCGGACGGGAAGTGGATCCTCTCGGGAACCGTCCCGTGGGTGACCGGAGGCAATCGGGCCGACGTGATCGTAACTGGCGGAACGTGCGAGGACGGCAATCAGTTGTTGATCGCCCTGCCGACCGATCTGCCGGGCGTAACGTGTCAGGCGCCGCCAAAGCTGCTCGCGCTCAATGCGTCGCAGACCGGTTCGGTCGAACTGGACCGGGTTGAGGTGGACGAACGGAACCTGCTGGCCGGTCCGGTAGAAGGTGTGATGAACCGCGGTCAGGGGGGCGGCGCCGGTTCGGTGACGACGTCGGCACTGGCGGTCGGCCTCACCGGCCGCGCCGTCGAAGAGCTGCAGAAGGAAGCGTCCCGCCGCGACGATTTGGTCGAGACCGTCGATTCGCTCGAAAGAGAGCGGGACCAGCTCCGGACGGACCTGTACGCGGTGGCCCGCGGCGACGCGGTCGGAATGTTTGCCGGCGAGATCCGTCAGCGAGCCAACTCGCTGGTATTGCGGGCGACGCAGGCGTACCTGGCGGCGTCGAAGGGAGCCGGATTTGTTGCCGGACACCCGGCGGAGCGGTCGGTGCGGGAGGCGATGTTCTTCCTGGTCTGGTCCTGTCCGCAGCCGGTGCTGCAGGCAGCGCTCAGGGAATTCGCGTGTTCCCTGGACGAATGATCGCATTGCGTCCGCCGCGTGCGTCCGTCGGGAGTGCTCAGGCGGAAATCTGCGATTCGTGTTCACGCAGCTGGTCCACCTTGTCCCGCAACAGACGGACGAGGTGATCGAAGTGCTCGCGAGCTTCGATGAATTCGAGGTGATCGCGATGAAGCAGGTTGCGGTCCTCGTCGTGGGAAATCGCGTGTGTGAGACGGAGCAGGCGCTGCTCGAGTTCGCTCCTCAACTGCTTCAGCAGCGTTGCCGCAGACATCTCCGCCTCTTTCGCCAGCTTGTGAACGGTCGAGCGGTCTTCGTAGCGTTCCTGGGGAGAGAGGGCCCGTGATTCGGCCCGGGCGGTGCGACGTTCGACTTCGTCCATGTCGACGAGACGGCCGAACGGGCTGATCGCCTGTTTGGCAGAGTCTGCGGCGGTCATGGCGCGTTCCAGACCCCGGCGTGCCCGTTCGAAGTCGGGGCGGATCTTCAGGGCCCGTTCGTAATGCAGGATCGCCTGCTGAGTGTTCCCCATCTCCAGATACGCATTGGCCAGATTCTGGTACGCCTCGGCCATCTCGGGGGAGAGGCGGATGGCTTCCTTGTAGGCCGAAACCGCCATGCTCAACTGGTTCTGGCCGCGATAGGCAATGCCGAGGTTGTAGTAGGCCTCGGCACAACGACGGTCTTTGGTGAGGGCCTGGCGGAGCGTCTTGACGGCGGCGTTGTAATCCTTCTTCCGGTTGTAGACCGCTCCCAGATTGATGAGCGGCTGCGCCTGGCGGGCATCGAGCCGGTTGATCTGCCGGAAGTGCTCGGCAGCGAGGTCGTAATCCTGCAGCATGAAGGCGGTCGTTGCCATTCCTTCGTGGGCTGCGATACAGCGGCTGTCGAGCGCGATTGCCTCGCGGAAAAGCCCCGCCGCCTGCTGGAGTTCGCGGCGTTTGAGGCAGGCGCGGGCCTGCTTGAGGATTTCGTCCGAGCTGCGTGCTTCCGTCATGCGACTGGGCTCCATGGACTTCGTGTCAATGCGGTGACCGCACCCGTTCCACGCACGCCGGCCCGACCGAAGGGGGATACCGACCCTCAGTCTATCCTCAGGCCCGAACTCATTGCAAAGTTTCTTCGTCTTCCCCCGGGGGGAGCAGGGGCGGAGCCGACGCGTCGATGCCGCAGTGGACACTGGCGCAGATGGCCTCGAATACGGGGCCGACCTCGTCCAGTTCGGTGTCTGTCGCCTGGTAGAAGACAAGCACCGTGTGCTGTTCGTCCTGAAAGGCCCTGAGGAATGCGCTGTTGAGCATTTCCAGATAGACGAACTCGATGTCGCGGGCGAACGCGGGGCGGTGGGCGATCTCGGTCATGGTCGGATAAACGTCCACTTCCGCGTAGTCGTCCCGAAACGCTTCGACTGCGGCGTCGAGGACATGTTCGGGCGACGGACGGTCCCGGAGCAGCGTGACCGACCAGAAGGAGGTCCCCTCGTCACTGACCGTCACCGAGAGCTCGGAACTGCCACCTTCTTCACTCAGTTCCCAGTCCTCCGGGTAGCGAAACTGAATGCCTGCCTTTCGATACAGCCTGTCCATGACTTGCGGGTCTCTGCCGGTTCTGACAATCTTGAGTTGTTCGCATTCCGCCGTTGCAGTACTGTAGCAGGAGCGGGTCTTGCGGACGAAACCTATCGCGGAAAGGAGAAGAATATGGCATCCACCCGGGCAGCAGAGGTCGCGGAGGTACTCTGGGAACTCAAGCGCGCGGGTAAGGTTGCGACCTACACAGCGATTGCGCGGCGTGCCGGCTTCAGTGCCGGTGCGAACGGTCGAGCCATGAAAGCGTGTTTGAAAACCATTCGTCGCGACTGGCCCCACCTGCAGTGGTGGCGTGCGATCAGCGACGACAAGACCGTCAAGGCCGGCGGCGAGCAGGAAGGCCACCTGAAGGAAATCGGTATCGAGCCTTCGGGCGATCCTCAGGACGGTCGCGCCTCCCTGATCGTGGAGGACGAGGCTGTCATGAACTGGGAAGCTGCCGAAGAGACCGAAGCCGCCGAACTCGGCTGAGGCACGGACTCTTCCGGCGTCATGTCGACCCGCCCGCCTGCGGACTCCGCGGGCCGTGGCGTGGCGACGACGCCCCCCCCGGGCAGTCTGAGTCCTGTCCGGCAGGCACGGCCAGCATCAGAACTGGCACGGCCGACACCGCCAGGGCTGGTACTCGCCGAACCCCCTTCTGCAGCCGTTCATGATTCTCACCGGCGACGAGATCCAGACGCGACTTGGTTCGGACATCGTGATCGATCCGTTCGATGAGTCGCAGCTGAATCCCAACAGTTACAACCTGCGTCTGCATGATGAACTGCTCGTCTACGAAGAGATCGTGCTCGATATGCGCAGGCCCAACCGGTCCCGCCGGTACAGGATCCCGCCTGAAGGAATCGTCCTCAGTCCGAATCAGCTCTACCTGGGGCGGACGGTCGAGCGGACCGAGAGTCACAATGTGGTTCCAATGCTCGAAGGACGCTCTTCGGTCGGTCGGCTGGGACTGTTTGTCCACGTGACGGCCGGCTTCGGTGACGTCGGATTCTGTGGCTACTGGACGCTGGAGATGTTTGCCGTTCAGCCGGTGAGGATCTACGCAGGCATCGAGATCTGCCAGATCTTCTATCACACGGTGGAAGGGAACATTCGCGAGTACTGCAGCGACAAGTACCAGAACAATCACGACATTCAGCCGAGCCTCCTGTACCGCGAGTTCCGCAGCGAAGCCGACGAAAGGCAGATGCGGTTCGGTTTCGGTCAGGAACCACCCGATTCAGGAGACTGAGTGTCGGGCGGGACGGCTTCCAGCCCCGAATGCCCGGTGGCTGAATTCTGGGTCCGTTGCGTCTCCGCAAGGGTGCGCAGTCCCAGTTCGAGCCGCTGCCGGGTCAGCTTCGCGTTGATCTTGTCCGAAAGGGCGTGGCACATCTCGAGGAAGCAGTCGATGGCCCGATCTTCGTTCAGCTCGTGCGCATCGAATTCGGCCAGCGCTGCCTGACGCAGCCGCGTCACCTGGTCGAGCAGCCGCTGCAGCACCGCGGTGTCGTTGCGCCCGGGAGAGACGTCATAGTCGAGTTGGCGCCGCTCGATATCGAGGGCCTGGTGGATATAGCGATCCAGTTTGTGCTCGGTCTTCCGCCGCAGATGATCCCTCCACCAGCGAAACAGCAGGTAGAAGGAAATCAGCATCGAGACCACGAACGAGCGAATCCCCTCGGTCGCCTCGACGAAGTCGCTGTTGAGCAGCGGCTTGAGCCCCGGCTCGTAAATGTGCAGCGCCCCCGGATGCAGTGAGAACTGCGCCGGCTGTCGTGAGAAACGTTCCCCGCCGTTGTGCAGTTCGGCCAGGGAAGCCCGCCGCTGGAAGTCGGCATCGTGCACGATTCGCGTGACGGCTTCGACCACAGTCGTCGGTACATCGACGCGGGTGATGAACTGCGCCCGCACCGACACGGTTTCGAGCGGATGCGACGGCTCGATGCGACGAGGCGTGGCATACAGACCCCGGGGAATGGTGTGGCTGCTCAGCGCCATGTACTTCGTTGTGAACGCTTCGACGAACGGAATGCCCACCAGTTCGCAGGTAGACGGTCCTTCGGGCGGAGCCAGCAGACGGCGAAGCACCGGGGCCCGCAGGCCGGCCGTCAGGATCGCGACATCGATCTCGCCGGCCTCGATTCCCTCGACGATTCCGTTGTACGACGCGTTGACCGGAGTGAACTCGTCCGGTCCCAGACCGAGATGCTCGAGAAGAATCTGCGTCATCGAGTGGTCACCCGAGCCGGGACGGCCGACGGCGATCCGCTTGCCCCGCCAGTCCTCCGGCGTCGCCAGCGACACTCCTTCGCGGGCAATGACGTGGGTGACTTCGGAGTACAGGTTGGCAACGAATGCGGCCCGGGAATGGTCCTGGAGCGCCGAGACGTCGCCTGCGTCCGACGGAATGGCGAGTGCGTTCTGCTGGAACATCGCGAAGTCGACCTCGCCCGCTTCCAGCAACTGCAGATTCTCCAGGGAACCTTCCGTCTCGATCACGCGGACCTGCGTCTCCAGCTCGCTGGCGACCGACCGGGCCAGTTCGCGTGCCACCAGATCATACTGCCCCCCGGCGGGG
This region includes:
- the amrS gene encoding AmmeMemoRadiSam system radical SAM enzyme: MDPVRSSTVPTQYWHRLEDGRVQCDLCPRLCKLHEGQRGFCFVRARENDEIVLTTYGRSSGYCVDPIEKKPLNHFLPGTPVLSFGTAGCNLGCKFCQNWDISKSREIDTLADAASPDLIAQAAEQLDCRSVAFTYNDPVIFMEYALDVARACQARGIRTVAVTAGEICEEPRSDFFEYIDAANVDLKAFTDRFYKEICAGHLQPVLDTLLYLKHETHVWFETTTLLIPGENDSDAELDEMTRWVVENLGRDVPMHFTAFHPDFRMMDVPRTPPATLTRARQIAIDNGVRYAYTGNVHDTAGGSTFCHECGTTLIGRDWFELIDWNLTDNACCSRCGAHLPGVFEPHPGDWGSRRLPVRLRDFATQ
- a CDS encoding THUMP domain-containing class I SAM-dependent RNA methyltransferase translates to MPADHNLSLIATTAFGLEKVVARELQHLGYGQQQIENGRVRFAGDAAAICRANLWLRSADRVLVEVGEFPCTDFGELFDRTTALPWEQWFSAEALFPVRGRSVRSTLASVPDCQKLVKKAIATRLQKIYDQDWCPETGAEYGVEIAMVNDQALLTIDTSGAGLHKRGYRTLVGAAPLRETLAAALVQLSYWNRERPFADPCCGSGTIPIEAALIGRNIAPGLNRSFAAESWSQIPATLWDEARTEARDLIMPPLPIRMIATDIDARALGLARPHAEAAGVADDIHFQARPLSELSSSRPYGCLITNPPYGERLGDHDMLLALYQDMQRVFAELDSWSIYVLTADSQFERAIERKADRRRKLYNARIACTYYQFYGPKPPRRQTPDSSSPAAGDESEPES
- a CDS encoding aldo/keto reductase — protein: MKRRSLGQTGLELPILSFGASSLGGEFRQVKLDEALQAVHVALECGMNYIDTSPYYGRGMSEVMLGVALRDVPRDSYILSTKLGRYAPQHFDFSAKRVEESIDVSLERMGVDYIDMVFCHDIEFVDMQQIIDETLPALRKQQEQGKVRFVGVSGYPMKMFRYVLDRTDLDVVLSYNHYTLQNTMFGDLVPYLKEKNVGIINAAPFSARLLTGAPLPEWHKATPEVREVCARAAERCKEAGSDLAKLALQFSVANEEMTTCVTGSANPNRVRQWAEWIEEPIDEQLLADVQKILEPIHNWFYVEGRPENNDDA
- a CDS encoding RbsD/FucU family protein gives rise to the protein MLKQTLIHPEINLLLGRAGHHSKVLIADGNYPAYNTLGPNAELISLNLMPGVVNCTDVLKALTAAIPIEAANTMGIPADDPYAGQGDPPIWNEYRQILKHADVDVELEPIEKWDFYEAVAGPHHVLTIQTAEQALWANLLLTIGVRQPGT
- a CDS encoding Ntn hydrolase family protein; translation: MSIAICAIVNDGIVLGSDSAATTHLEDGSLQAYGRCQKVFSLHEKTPLGAIVIGLSDIAGHSVSNLMYELSERLQGRRRDHRTWRIDPESVTVEEVAERLKQLLFDETYRPAIEEMESDHPLICYIAGYSKHSQQPEFIEYGFQKDEVIGPTIARPKNTARITYGGTYEGALRLDFGFSPQLSAALTELGIVKEDEIQDVMQKVQERVRQPMLFPGTPLAEAARVVNFLVETQIQFSEFTPDPDLVGGAVQLATISPRSGFRWLHHPEENHPD
- a CDS encoding acyl-CoA dehydrogenase family protein, with the protein product MIGKTMHRDRQDAPAATGPGPGADVPANSGQGDKMDAFLSSPPPFVGPRFDRLLQQLSESSHALEGTDAWPGKQFDELADAGVLQWSIPEEYGGLTLSPEQLMYGYERMATSCLTTTFVLTQRIGACQRIASSENDEVRQELLPALATGDLFATVGISHLTTSRQHLKQPAVRAEHADGKWILSGTVPWVTGGNRADVIVTGGTCEDGNQLLIALPTDLPGVTCQAPPKLLALNASQTGSVELDRVEVDERNLLAGPVEGVMNRGQGGGAGSVTTSALAVGLTGRAVEELQKEASRRDDLVETVDSLERERDQLRTDLYAVARGDAVGMFAGEIRQRANSLVLRATQAYLAASKGAGFVAGHPAERSVREAMFFLVWSCPQPVLQAALREFACSLDE
- a CDS encoding tetratricopeptide repeat protein; protein product: MTEARSSDEILKQARACLKRRELQQAAGLFREAIALDSRCIAAHEGMATTAFMLQDYDLAAEHFRQINRLDARQAQPLINLGAVYNRKKDYNAAVKTLRQALTKDRRCAEAYYNLGIAYRGQNQLSMAVSAYKEAIRLSPEMAEAYQNLANAYLEMGNTQQAILHYERALKIRPDFERARRGLERAMTAADSAKQAISPFGRLVDMDEVERRTARAESRALSPQERYEDRSTVHKLAKEAEMSAATLLKQLRSELEQRLLRLTHAISHDEDRNLLHRDHLEFIEAREHFDHLVRLLRDKVDQLREHESQISA
- a CDS encoding MGMT family protein — protein: MASTRAAEVAEVLWELKRAGKVATYTAIARRAGFSAGANGRAMKACLKTIRRDWPHLQWWRAISDDKTVKAGGEQEGHLKEIGIEPSGDPQDGRASLIVEDEAVMNWEAAEETEAAELG
- the dcd gene encoding dCTP deaminase, which gives rise to MILTGDEIQTRLGSDIVIDPFDESQLNPNSYNLRLHDELLVYEEIVLDMRRPNRSRRYRIPPEGIVLSPNQLYLGRTVERTESHNVVPMLEGRSSVGRLGLFVHVTAGFGDVGFCGYWTLEMFAVQPVRIYAGIEICQIFYHTVEGNIREYCSDKYQNNHDIQPSLLYREFRSEADERQMRFGFGQEPPDSGD
- a CDS encoding TAXI family TRAP transporter solute-binding subunit — protein: MRRSTRNRLVKALIVVLVVGLPVIASWIYRGWTTPPDELVIAGGPAGGQYDLVARELARSVASELETQVRVIETEGSLENLQLLEAGEVDFAMFQQNALAIPSDAGDVSALQDHSRAAFVANLYSEVTHVIAREGVSLATPEDWRGKRIAVGRPGSGDHSMTQILLEHLGLGPDEFTPVNASYNGIVEGIEAGEIDVAILTAGLRAPVLRRLLAPPEGPSTCELVGIPFVEAFTTKYMALSSHTIPRGLYATPRRIEPSHPLETVSVRAQFITRVDVPTTVVEAVTRIVHDADFQRRASLAELHNGGERFSRQPAQFSLHPGALHIYEPGLKPLLNSDFVEATEGIRSFVVSMLISFYLLFRWWRDHLRRKTEHKLDRYIHQALDIERRQLDYDVSPGRNDTAVLQRLLDQVTRLRQAALAEFDAHELNEDRAIDCFLEMCHALSDKINAKLTRQRLELGLRTLAETQRTQNSATGHSGLEAVPPDTQSPESGGS